DNA from Ananas comosus cultivar F153 linkage group 12, ASM154086v1, whole genome shotgun sequence:
TGAggacaaaattggtattttaattttgtttaactgtgatagatatttaattcacgtttaactcaaattaacttaacaggagataacaaTGGAGGTATTTTATAATaatggtggaacatatgaggatcattttagagagaaaaaaaaataaaaataaattaaatattttcaaacatacgagagatatataagcaattatttCTATAATAAAATAGGCCCGTACATAATTAATGACACGGGTAAATATAGACAAGATTTATATTGGGCGTTGGTACAAGTGCAAGGAGTTAATTTGCCCTATTAAAAGCAATCATAATCTATATTTCCATCGACATGTTTccttatcaaaattaaaataaaaaaaatacttgcacactcaaaaatagatatataatatacactTCATTTATATAGAGTGGGATAAATTTACTAAACATATTGAAGAATAGATGAAatgtatattataaaattaataaatttatttgaaaaatatttttaattaaattatttgataaaattttaaattttaattattatcgaTATTAAGTACAGGCACGCAGTTACAAAAGATGTTAAATCTCAAAGAATCTCCGcaccaaataaaaatatcagGTACAAGTTGAGGATTAATAATGCAATAAACCCCCGTACAACAAACTTTGCGTTAGAGGAGTATAAACGCAATTTCCCGTATTTAAAGGGACATAAATGCAAATAGACCGTTCATCGCTCTCACTTCACTCTCGGTCTCAAAAGGAAATGGACTCCTCTCGCCTACCCTCCGCTAACTCGAACCCGTCTCCTCTCTCGCGCCTCTCCGTCCTCTGCTCCACAATTTCGGGTCGCAACGTATCGGATCGGGCTCCGACACCGCGGctcccatttctagggtttcggaggtcgccgtcgtcgtcctcggaggaggaggaggagcgttTGGGAGCGATGGTGGGCCCGGGTCGGCCGCAGTTCGTGCTCTTCGGCTCCTCCATCGTGCAATACAGCTTCAGCAATGGCGGATGGGGCGCCACGCTCGCCGACCTTTACTCTCGCAAGGTATAATTCGCTTCCATTTTGATGTTtcaattgttgttgttgttgttgttgttgttgttgtttttgttgttgcTGTCGCATGGTTATTATGTTgttcttgttgatggtgatggcgatgatgatgatgatgatgatgatgatgaggattAGGATGAGGATGCATTGGATTGGATCTGAGAAATTTCGTTTTCGAGTTTAGTTGGGTTTCCTATTCTCTGATCTTActgcatattttttttgtgaGCATTTGTTTGGGGGAAAAAAGAGTTTCAGAATCACCTGAACCTTGCTTTGATTGCAGTTCACTGTTTGAACTTTTGAATCTTGAAATTTACCACTCAAACATCAATTTTGTCGTACCCACCACTGCTCGTCACAGTGGCTTGCAATAGTGGTGGTACTCTATGGAATGCTCTGAAGACCCGGGTTCGAACCCAGGAATCTGCACATCATGGTGGGGTTTAtgggggggtgggggtgggggtgttTAGGGTGCTTGCGGCAAGAAACTGAAAAGAAAACACACCATTAATTTTGCAGCAGTCCAGTACACAGCCCTGTCTTTGCCCATTTTGCCAGATGTCTGTTAGTCATGTGATCACCTGCGagtagtagttttttttttgggttaaatgACCAGCTACGGAGGAAGCAAGCACCACAACTGCCATAATTTGAAGGTAAATGAGGACACAACTTACTTtatctaacctttcaaaattttaattttactatacaacctttcaatttatttgatttgtataGGTCAACGgtactttgaattcaaaatttaagctaattacttattttaaaaaatttgtagttgcgagaattgcatgaagtatactaactaaatttgtaaagataaacgacgcatgtaaattttgaagttaaagagcCATTGactaacttaaatcaaataaattaaaacgttggatagtaaaataaaaattttgaaaggttgcgTGGCCGGTTCGcaatggtccatagttcaagtaagttatgtacatttttacctaatttGAAACCGAACTGCCATTAAGCCATGTGGAATGGTACATACTAAAAAATTGATCAAACAGATTGTATATTTTCGATTGGATTTCTGAATTAACTCGCATAATCGTTCTGCTACGTTTAGAGTGGTTACATTGTGCTGCGATTTTGCTGCAATTTGGTACAGGCTGATATACTGGTGCGAGGTTATACTGGTTGGAACTCAAGACGTGCTCTTCAGGTCATTGACAAAATTTTTCCCAAGGTATGACTCATATTTTCTTCAACATGTGATTGACAAGAATACTaatctcctttcttttcttccaaccATCTGATTTCATGTCGGTAAGGTTTGCACTGGAGCTTGAAATAAGAGAACTTTACCTTTCCAGCCAGCTTTTCTTATTCTTGTGTCATCCTCTGCCTTTGTGATTCGTTTATAATATGTTCATGATAACAAACTATTTGCAGTGTCCTGTCCATCTCATTTAACTGAAAAttcattctttttctattcAAACTGAAACTTTATTATATAGTTCTTATCCTTTTCAACCATGTGACACCTTCCAATGGTTTCAAAGTGCGTGTATTTTTCTTGTGCTGATTCAATGTAATTCTGAATGCCTGAAACTCACAAGATTAAGTTGCCTAGTTAAAGAGTATCATGGATAATAATCAGTGAAAAAACTTTATTGCTGGCGCATACCTTGCTAAGTTGGCAAATAAGAGACCATTTATTCCTCCTTATTGATCTTATTGTAAAATTTCCTATGTGCATGTTGTTAGAATTCAATCACCAGTGTCGGACATCGTAGGTGGTAGATTGTTATCATGATTTCGCTGATATCCATCTATTGCTACTATTATTTGCCCCCTGTTGATTTGTCTTTTTACAGTTAGCCGTAGATTTTCTTATGCTATCaaaccttttcttttgattttcaaGAAATCGTTTTGTGATCGTACAAAATTTTATGTTATGCCCTTTCATTTATCGTAGGATGCACCTGTGCAACCTTCACTGGTAATAGTTTATTTTGGTGGCAATGATTCAATGGGACCTCATCCCTCAGGCCTTGGCCCTCATGTGCCACTTCCAGAATATGTAGAGAACATGAGAGCAATTGCTAATCACCTGAAGGTATTTGCATTAAATTAATCCTCTTGACTATTTCTTAACATGCTTCTGTATTGATCTGCTGACATGAGAGCTTGTGCATTCAGAGTCTATCTGATAACATACGCATCATATTCCTTACTTGCCCGCCCCTCAATGAGGAAATGCTTCGCAAGACCAGCAGGTACAAGTCGATGCTTTCCttcaaattttcttcttttcttgtcttctagattcaaattaaaattttgaaaaacttaatttattttactgGAATCCAGTGCTGCTCTCAGTGAGATAGTACGCACAAATGAAACCTGTAGAAGATATTCTGACGCTTGCATA
Protein-coding regions in this window:
- the LOC109718854 gene encoding GDSL esterase/lipase CPRD49, coding for MDSSRLPSANSNPSPLSRLSVLCSTISGRNVSDRAPTPRLPFLGFRRSPSSSSEEEEERLGAMVGPGRPQFVLFGSSIVQYSFSNGGWGATLADLYSRKADILVRGYTGWNSRRALQVIDKIFPKDAPVQPSLVIVYFGGNDSMGPHPSGLGPHVPLPEYVENMRAIANHLKSLSDNIRIIFLTCPPLNEEMLRKTSSAALSEIVRTNETCRRYSDACIELCKEMGIKVIDLWTAIQKRDNWDTACFIDGIHFSSEGSEIVVGEILKVIKEAEWEPSLYWKSMPTEFGEDSPYDLVASDGKSTVNPSGWTYYRKIQWD